In Arthrobacter sp. MN05-02, one genomic interval encodes:
- a CDS encoding Zn-dependent hydrolase, translating into MGNDAVPNPDPSKYEGRDAAFLQDFATLSTFGATPGGGVERQAGSPADGEQRAWLTELLTAQGFTVHFDRIGNQFGLMEFAPGAPYVLVGSHLDSQPTAGRYDGAFGVLAAAHAAFTLAEEWRAAGRTPRYNLAVVNWFNEEGSRFKPSMMGSSVFTEKLALEDALATKDPAGVAVQEALAATASSGTFEGPDPAYYAEIHIEQGRGMERDGVAIGAVASNWAANKYEFVVHGEQSHTGSTVMADRQDALLGASLLVVAARNVADAFPAGAVHTSVGELHVYPNSPVVVASRVSLLLDLRSADEELLAAADRRLHEQLGVIEERARVRIEKTGSHCWPVTPYQLEGVELAEKIAANRGLKHARVQTIAGHDSTNMKDVVPTVMLFVPSVEGISHNEHEYTTDEDIVNGLHVLTDTVRALSLGELDQPSS; encoded by the coding sequence ATGGGCAACGACGCCGTACCCAACCCTGACCCGTCGAAGTACGAGGGGCGGGACGCCGCCTTCCTGCAGGACTTCGCCACCCTCAGTACCTTCGGGGCCACGCCCGGGGGAGGAGTGGAACGCCAGGCGGGATCCCCGGCCGACGGCGAGCAGCGCGCCTGGCTCACAGAGCTGCTGACGGCACAGGGCTTCACCGTCCACTTCGACCGGATCGGCAACCAGTTCGGCCTGATGGAGTTCGCGCCCGGCGCGCCCTATGTCCTCGTCGGCTCGCACCTCGACTCCCAACCGACCGCCGGCAGGTACGACGGCGCCTTCGGCGTCCTGGCCGCAGCCCACGCGGCGTTCACACTCGCCGAGGAGTGGCGCGCGGCCGGGAGGACTCCGCGCTACAACCTCGCGGTCGTCAACTGGTTCAACGAGGAGGGCTCCCGGTTCAAGCCGTCCATGATGGGCAGCTCCGTGTTCACGGAGAAACTCGCCCTCGAGGATGCGCTCGCCACGAAGGACCCCGCAGGAGTCGCCGTGCAGGAAGCACTGGCAGCGACCGCGAGCTCCGGCACGTTCGAGGGACCCGACCCGGCCTACTACGCCGAGATCCACATCGAGCAGGGCCGCGGGATGGAAAGGGACGGCGTCGCGATCGGCGCCGTCGCATCGAACTGGGCGGCGAACAAGTACGAGTTCGTCGTCCACGGCGAGCAGTCCCACACCGGGTCGACGGTCATGGCCGACCGCCAGGACGCACTGCTGGGGGCCTCGCTGCTGGTCGTGGCCGCGCGGAACGTCGCCGATGCGTTCCCGGCGGGTGCCGTCCACACTTCGGTGGGGGAGTTGCACGTCTACCCGAATTCGCCCGTGGTCGTCGCGTCCCGCGTGAGCCTGCTGCTGGATCTCCGCTCCGCCGACGAGGAACTGCTGGCCGCCGCCGACCGGAGACTGCACGAGCAGCTCGGGGTCATCGAGGAGCGGGCCCGGGTGCGCATCGAGAAGACCGGGTCGCACTGCTGGCCGGTCACGCCGTACCAGCTGGAGGGCGTCGAACTGGCGGAGAAGATCGCCGCGAACCGGGGCCTGAAGCACGCCCGCGTCCAGACGATCGCCGGACACGATTCCACCAACATGAAGGACGTGGTCCCGACCGTCATGCTGTTCGTCCCCTCGGTCGAGGGCATCTCGCACAACGAGCACGAGTACACCACCGACGAGGACATCGTGAACGGACTGCACGTGCTGACCGACACCGTCCGCGCGCTGTCCCTCGGGGAACTCGACCAGCCATCGAGCTGA
- a CDS encoding acetylornithine deacetylase has product MSSDVTPGSGLDDGQRARILDAVDAAFGHQLEFTAELVRHPSLRAQEASAQDLMFGALQERGFELDRWQLEEESLSAHVGYGPTTVAFEDLTNVVGTYTPSTPAAGRSLILNGHIDVVPTGPVETWSRSPWDAPILDGWMYGRGVGDMKAGLAANLFAFDAVRAAGLSPQGRIHIQSVVEEECTGNGSLAALQRGYTADAVVIPEPEEDMLVRANVGVIWFRVRVSGQPTHVREMASGFNAIDAAYPVMQELRTLQDRWNAEKGEHRYFEDLDHPINFNIGRIAGGDWPSSVPSWCEFDVRAALYPGTSAPDAWREIEDCLAGIESEADISAVRTGFFSEGYVLEEGSAAEQALAAAHQHVTGAELQSFTTPGYLDGRVFSLYAGIPALVYGPTSEAIHGFDERVSVESVRNVTKTIALFIASWCGVSETD; this is encoded by the coding sequence TTGTCCAGTGATGTCACGCCCGGATCAGGGCTCGACGACGGACAGCGCGCGCGGATCCTCGACGCCGTCGATGCCGCCTTCGGCCACCAGCTCGAGTTCACGGCCGAGCTCGTCCGTCATCCGTCGCTGCGGGCGCAGGAGGCCAGCGCCCAGGACCTGATGTTCGGCGCCCTCCAGGAGCGCGGGTTCGAGCTGGACCGGTGGCAGCTCGAGGAGGAGTCCCTGTCCGCGCATGTCGGGTACGGCCCGACGACGGTCGCCTTCGAGGACCTGACCAACGTGGTGGGGACGTACACGCCGTCCACGCCGGCAGCCGGGCGGTCGCTGATCCTCAACGGGCATATCGACGTCGTTCCCACCGGGCCGGTGGAGACCTGGTCCCGCAGCCCCTGGGATGCTCCGATCCTCGACGGCTGGATGTACGGGCGCGGGGTCGGCGACATGAAGGCGGGGCTCGCCGCGAACCTGTTCGCGTTCGACGCCGTGCGCGCGGCCGGCCTGTCGCCCCAGGGACGCATCCACATCCAGTCCGTCGTCGAGGAGGAATGCACGGGCAACGGCTCGCTCGCGGCACTCCAGCGCGGTTACACGGCCGACGCCGTCGTCATCCCCGAGCCGGAGGAGGACATGCTCGTCCGCGCGAACGTGGGCGTCATCTGGTTCCGCGTCCGGGTGTCCGGGCAGCCGACGCACGTCCGCGAGATGGCATCGGGATTCAACGCGATCGACGCCGCCTATCCCGTGATGCAGGAGCTCCGCACGCTGCAGGACCGCTGGAACGCCGAAAAGGGCGAGCACCGGTACTTCGAGGACCTCGACCACCCGATCAACTTCAACATCGGCAGAATCGCCGGTGGCGACTGGCCCTCGAGCGTCCCCTCCTGGTGCGAGTTCGACGTGCGCGCGGCCCTCTACCCCGGCACCTCGGCGCCGGACGCCTGGCGTGAGATCGAGGACTGCCTGGCTGGCATCGAGAGCGAGGCGGACATCTCTGCTGTCCGTACGGGCTTCTTCTCCGAGGGCTACGTGCTCGAGGAGGGGTCAGCGGCCGAGCAGGCGTTGGCAGCTGCCCACCAGCACGTCACCGGGGCCGAGTTGCAGAGCTTCACGACGCCGGGCTACCTCGACGGCCGCGTGTTCTCGCTCTACGCCGGCATCCCGGCGCTGGTCTACGGACCGACGTCGGAGGCCATCCACGGCTTCGACGAGCGCGTGTCCGTCGAGTCGGTCCGCAACGTCACCAAGACGATCGCCCTGTTCATCGCGAGCTGGTGTGGAGTGTCCGAGACGGACTGA
- a CDS encoding hypothetical protein (possible pseudo due to internal stop codon) → MTIAVEHAPIEKRGRYAALVQVGSPVGTLMSSGAFALVLLLPSEAFDSWGWRLPFLAAFPLLLIALYIRLKVEESPIFRELVKLEERAKIPALEVFRNAWGRLLVAVAAAFLGVGGFYVMTTFVISYGTVTLGLERGLMVNATLVAAVFQIGVVLVMGRLSERVGPGRMTLLGGLVTAAAAFPLFWLIDTRNPAAIILAVTLGIAFLSIAYAVTGALLTELFPPRLRYSGVALGYNLAGALSGFLPFIAVALQGATGGGSWTAALLLMAVSLITAAGGFFGERLRVKDKAIVQ, encoded by the coding sequence ATGACGATCGCCGTCGAGCACGCACCCATCGAGAAGCGCGGCCGGTACGCGGCGCTCGTGCAGGTCGGTTCCCCCGTCGGCACCCTGATGTCCTCCGGCGCCTTCGCCCTCGTCCTGCTGCTGCCCTCGGAAGCCTTCGACTCCTGGGGCTGGCGCCTGCCGTTCCTGGCCGCCTTCCCGCTGCTGCTGATCGCCCTCTACATCCGGCTCAAGGTCGAGGAGTCCCCGATCTTCCGCGAACTCGTCAAGCTCGAGGAACGCGCCAAGATCCCCGCGCTGGAGGTCTTCCGCAACGCCTGGGGCCGGCTGCTCGTCGCCGTCGCCGCCGCGTTCCTCGGCGTCGGCGGGTTCTACGTCATGACCACCTTCGTGATCAGCTACGGCACCGTCACGCTCGGCCTCGAGCGCGGGCTCATGGTCAACGCGACGCTGGTCGCCGCCGTCTTCCAGATCGGCGTCGTGCTCGTCATGGGACGCCTCAGCGAGCGCGTCGGACCCGGACGCATGACCCTTCTCGGTGGCCTCGTCACCGCCGCAGCGGCGTTCCCGCTGTTCTGGCTCATCGACACGAGGAACCCCGCGGCCATCATCCTCGCCGTGACGCTCGGCATCGCGTTCCTGTCCATCGCCTACGCGGTGACCGGCGCCCTGCTCACCGAGCTGTTCCCGCCCCGCCTCCGCTACAGCGGTGTCGCCCTCGGCTACAACCTCGCCGGCGCGCTGAGCGGATTCCTCCCCTTCATCGCCGTCGCCCTGCAGGGCGCGACCGGCGGCGGATCCTGGACCGCGGCGCTGCTGCTCATGGCCGTCTCGCTCATCACCGCAGCCGGCGGCTTCTTCGGCGAGCGCCTCCGCGTGAAGGACAAGGCCATTGTCCAGTGA
- a CDS encoding hypothetical protein (possible pseudo due to internal stop codon) produces MQPSEATPAPPPEIPKVSGADAGRIARAAFVGTALEWYDYFLFGTAAAIVFNRLFFTTLDPTAATLAAFATFGVGFAARPLGAILFGFIGDRVGRRPALLITIVMIGCATGLIGVLPDFGSIGLAAPIMLAVLRLMQGLAVGGEWG; encoded by the coding sequence ATGCAACCCTCCGAGGCAACACCCGCACCCCCACCAGAGATCCCGAAAGTCAGCGGGGCCGACGCCGGCAGGATCGCGCGCGCCGCCTTCGTCGGCACGGCCCTGGAATGGTACGACTACTTCCTCTTCGGCACCGCCGCGGCGATCGTGTTCAACCGCCTGTTCTTCACGACGCTGGACCCCACTGCAGCGACCCTCGCCGCCTTCGCGACCTTCGGCGTCGGCTTCGCGGCCCGCCCGCTCGGCGCCATCCTCTTCGGCTTCATCGGCGACCGCGTTGGGCGCCGACCCGCCCTGCTCATCACCATCGTGATGATCGGCTGCGCCACCGGGCTCATCGGCGTCCTGCCGGACTTCGGCAGCATCGGGCTGGCAGCACCGATCATGCTCGCGGTCCTGCGCCTGATGCAGGGCCTCGCCGTGGGCGGCGAGTGGGGTTGA
- a CDS encoding amidohydrolase, with protein sequence MLDVKITNAQVFTLSDGRPAASSMGILNGLIVGFDDEVADLPAERTIDADQAVVVPGFGDSHNHMAWFGQSLQELDLSGCRTLDAVCAAVREADATLDEGQWLVGSGYDDTVLGAHPHRTLLDAAAPGRPVWLKHRSGHMCSVNTLALELAGILDGSAETPEGGKVVTDSDGPTGLLEEQAQKLVTALVMPYPVADLAVAIAAASGVYASEGLTHVVEAGIGGGLIGRSPVELAAYTLARRQGGLRTRVQLMVASDALHPVTSHDDDGITFGLDLGIATGFGDDAVRIGPMKIFVDGSLIGRTAAVTEPFCDHAHGTGAFQLSLEELTRRIVAAHCSGWAVAAHAIGDSAVDVALDAFAAAQRELPRPDVRDRIEHAGMVRPDQLERFVELGITPVPQPHFLYEVGDTMAAAVGPDREPWVYRHRSFLARGVRVPGSSDRPVATGAPLLGMQSMVQRQTSAGAVLGPDERVDAETALRAYTVDAAWAAGEEDRRGTLEAGKLADLVFLSDHPAQVAPETIGAITVLATLLGGECVFGEKFLASRTAVPVRTPLPSDQEV encoded by the coding sequence ATGCTCGACGTCAAGATCACCAATGCACAAGTCTTCACCCTGAGTGACGGCAGGCCCGCCGCCTCCTCGATGGGCATCCTCAACGGGCTCATCGTGGGCTTCGACGACGAGGTCGCCGACCTCCCGGCCGAGCGGACGATCGACGCGGATCAGGCCGTCGTCGTCCCTGGTTTTGGTGATTCCCACAATCACATGGCCTGGTTCGGGCAGTCGCTCCAGGAGCTCGACCTCAGCGGCTGCCGCACCCTTGACGCGGTGTGCGCGGCGGTGCGGGAGGCCGACGCGACGCTCGACGAGGGGCAGTGGCTCGTCGGATCCGGCTACGACGACACCGTCCTCGGGGCCCATCCGCACCGCACGCTGCTCGACGCCGCAGCTCCGGGACGCCCGGTCTGGCTGAAGCACCGTTCCGGCCACATGTGCTCGGTGAACACCCTCGCCCTCGAGCTGGCCGGCATCCTCGACGGGTCGGCCGAGACGCCGGAGGGCGGGAAGGTCGTCACGGACTCCGACGGGCCGACGGGACTGCTGGAGGAGCAGGCCCAGAAGCTCGTGACCGCGCTCGTGATGCCGTACCCCGTCGCGGATCTGGCGGTCGCCATCGCAGCGGCCAGCGGGGTGTACGCGTCCGAGGGCCTGACGCATGTGGTGGAAGCGGGCATCGGCGGCGGGTTGATCGGGCGCAGCCCCGTCGAACTCGCCGCCTACACGCTCGCCCGGCGGCAGGGCGGGCTGCGGACGCGGGTCCAGCTCATGGTCGCCAGTGACGCCCTCCATCCCGTGACCTCGCACGACGACGACGGCATCACCTTCGGTCTGGACCTCGGCATCGCGACGGGATTCGGGGACGACGCCGTCCGGATCGGCCCGATGAAGATCTTCGTCGACGGCTCCCTGATCGGCCGCACCGCCGCCGTGACCGAGCCGTTCTGCGACCATGCGCACGGCACCGGTGCCTTCCAGCTCTCCCTCGAGGAGCTGACCCGCCGGATCGTCGCGGCACACTGCTCGGGCTGGGCGGTCGCCGCACACGCCATCGGGGACTCCGCCGTCGATGTCGCCCTCGATGCCTTCGCAGCAGCACAGCGGGAGCTGCCGCGCCCGGACGTCCGGGACCGCATCGAACACGCGGGCATGGTCCGTCCCGATCAGCTCGAGCGGTTCGTGGAGCTCGGCATCACGCCTGTTCCGCAGCCCCACTTCCTGTACGAGGTGGGCGACACCATGGCCGCCGCCGTCGGTCCCGACCGCGAGCCGTGGGTCTACCGCCACCGGTCCTTCCTCGCACGGGGCGTGCGTGTCCCCGGCAGCTCGGACCGCCCCGTCGCCACCGGCGCTCCCCTGCTCGGCATGCAGTCCATGGTCCAGAGGCAGACGTCGGCCGGTGCCGTCCTCGGCCCCGATGAACGGGTCGACGCCGAGACGGCCCTGCGTGCGTACACCGTGGACGCGGCGTGGGCCGCCGGCGAGGAGGACCGCCGGGGCACCCTCGAGGCTGGCAAGCTCGCCGACCTCGTCTTCCTCTCCGACCACCCCGCGCAGGTGGCCCCCGAGACTATCGGCGCCATCACCGTCCTCGCCACCCTCCTGGGCGGCGAGTGCGTCTTCGGCGAGAAATTCCTCGCCTCACGGACGGCCGTCCCCGTCCGAACTCCGCTCCCCTCCGACCAGGAAGTGTGA
- a CDS encoding myeloperoxidase — protein MKTRRSQQGRFGLMFPSLQPFAPPEALLAVMAQRMIDPRQPLADVSSSEDGFDNAEMPAGYTYLGQFMDHDITHDTTPLSAQKADPLALVNFNTPFFDLGSVYGRGPAEDPQLYDPRNPALLLVATTPEGLSDVPRTPTGTAIIGDARNDENLIVSQLHLAFLKLHNHFVGLGNSFSDARRLVRWHYQWVIVHDFLPRMVGPKLVASMLLPQSDGTVKVDTRFYKPGNRLKPMIPLEFSVCAYRFGHSMIRAEYEMHDNTTFPLFGRTGQDLRGSRPLPYDARADWSYFFDIPGLEPPMGRNTARLLDTQLSFPLANLPPTVVAHIDGAIYALAHRNLLRGVQLGLPAGQDVAKALGVPPIPNTRLGLYEPEWGNKAPLWFYILKEAELQGGRHLGPVGGRIVAEVILGLLALDPESYLNARPRWTPADPSFGMGAFFRMSGATFTQEDLPEDELPEEELPEEELAGA, from the coding sequence GTGAAGACCCGGCGCAGCCAGCAGGGCCGCTTCGGCCTGATGTTCCCGTCCCTGCAGCCCTTCGCCCCGCCGGAGGCCCTCCTGGCGGTCATGGCCCAGCGGATGATCGACCCGCGGCAGCCGTTGGCGGATGTCTCCTCGAGCGAGGACGGGTTCGACAACGCCGAGATGCCCGCCGGGTACACCTACCTCGGCCAGTTCATGGACCACGACATCACGCACGACACCACTCCCCTGTCCGCGCAGAAGGCCGACCCCCTGGCCCTGGTGAACTTCAACACCCCGTTCTTCGACCTGGGCTCCGTCTACGGCCGTGGGCCCGCGGAGGACCCGCAGCTCTACGACCCGAGGAATCCCGCCCTGCTCCTGGTCGCGACGACGCCCGAAGGGCTGTCGGACGTCCCCCGCACCCCCACGGGGACGGCCATCATCGGTGATGCGCGGAACGATGAGAACCTCATCGTGTCCCAGCTGCATCTGGCCTTTCTGAAGCTGCACAACCATTTCGTCGGCCTCGGCAACTCCTTCTCCGACGCACGCAGGCTGGTCCGCTGGCACTACCAGTGGGTGATCGTCCACGATTTCCTGCCGCGGATGGTCGGGCCCAAGCTGGTCGCCTCCATGCTGCTCCCCCAGTCGGATGGAACCGTGAAGGTCGACACCAGGTTCTACAAGCCCGGCAATCGCCTCAAGCCGATGATCCCGCTCGAGTTCTCCGTCTGCGCCTACCGCTTCGGCCACAGCATGATCCGCGCCGAGTACGAGATGCACGACAACACCACGTTCCCGCTGTTCGGCCGCACGGGTCAGGACCTGCGCGGATCCCGTCCCCTGCCGTATGACGCGCGGGCGGACTGGAGCTACTTCTTTGACATCCCCGGGCTGGAGCCGCCCATGGGCCGCAATACCGCCCGGCTCCTCGACACGCAGCTGTCCTTCCCCCTGGCGAACCTGCCGCCGACGGTGGTGGCCCACATCGATGGGGCCATCTACGCCCTCGCCCACCGCAATCTGCTGCGCGGCGTGCAGCTGGGACTCCCCGCGGGGCAGGACGTCGCGAAGGCACTCGGCGTGCCTCCCATTCCCAACACCAGGCTGGGACTGTACGAACCCGAATGGGGGAACAAGGCCCCCCTCTGGTTCTACATCCTCAAGGAGGCGGAGCTGCAGGGCGGCCGCCACCTCGGGCCGGTCGGCGGGCGGATCGTCGCCGAGGTGATCCTCGGGCTGCTCGCCCTCGATCCGGAGTCCTACCTGAATGCCCGGCCCCGGTGGACCCCGGCCGATCCGTCCTTCGGGATGGGAGCATTCTTCAGGATGAGTGGTGCGACCTTCACGCAGGAGGATCTGCCCGAAGATGAACTCCCTGAGGAAGAGCTTCCCGAGGAGGAACTGGCTGGCGCCTGA
- a CDS encoding LacI family transcriptional regulator: MKDEPIPGSTSGPSRPVTLATVARHAQVHVSTASRALSDDPAGVGAETVRRVRELAAVLGYRRDVGAAGLRTGSSRLIGVLVPRLTDLVLASIYESIDAAAGAAGYGTVVANTLDDPDHRRTRLDAMLSRRIDGVIIGDSHIGDTAAHELRRRGVPYVLVMRTLEGHLSVTTDDHRGGHLAAEHLLALGHRRVGVIAGDQLASTGRERTLGFRRTFESAGCPLPDAYVVESAFSTPSGLEAGRQLMLLPEPPTAIFAVHDLLALGAMGAIRDAGKRVGDDVALVGYNDLDLAATLPVPLTSIRSDLQRMGTLSVDALLRGMKGETASSILLQPELIVRATTPPLRS, from the coding sequence ATGAAGGACGAACCCATACCCGGCTCGACGTCCGGTCCATCGCGCCCCGTGACGCTCGCGACCGTGGCCCGGCATGCGCAGGTGCATGTGTCCACGGCGTCACGGGCACTGAGCGACGATCCGGCCGGAGTGGGTGCGGAGACGGTCCGGCGCGTGCGGGAGCTGGCGGCCGTGCTCGGGTACCGGCGCGATGTCGGCGCGGCGGGACTCAGGACCGGATCGTCCCGCCTGATCGGCGTCCTCGTCCCTCGCCTGACCGATCTCGTGCTCGCGTCCATCTACGAGAGCATCGACGCCGCGGCCGGCGCTGCCGGCTACGGGACAGTCGTCGCCAACACCCTCGATGATCCGGATCACCGACGGACCCGTCTCGACGCGATGCTCTCGCGGAGGATCGACGGCGTGATCATCGGCGATTCACACATCGGCGATACGGCAGCGCACGAGTTGCGACGCCGGGGCGTCCCCTACGTCCTCGTCATGCGCACACTCGAGGGCCACCTGTCCGTCACCACGGACGATCACCGCGGCGGGCACCTCGCGGCCGAGCACCTCCTGGCTCTCGGGCACCGTCGGGTGGGAGTCATCGCCGGCGACCAGCTGGCGAGCACGGGCCGCGAACGGACCCTTGGTTTCCGCAGGACCTTCGAGTCTGCCGGCTGTCCGCTGCCGGACGCCTACGTCGTCGAGTCGGCGTTCAGCACGCCCTCGGGGCTGGAGGCGGGTCGGCAGCTGATGCTGTTGCCGGAGCCACCCACGGCCATCTTCGCCGTGCACGACCTCCTGGCCCTCGGCGCGATGGGAGCCATCCGCGATGCCGGGAAGCGGGTCGGCGACGACGTCGCCCTGGTCGGCTACAACGATCTCGACCTCGCAGCGACGCTCCCCGTCCCGCTGACCTCCATCCGCTCCGACCTGCAGCGGATGGGCACCCTCAGCGTCGACGCACTGCTGCGGGGAATGAAGGGGGAGACCGCCTCGAGCATCCTGCTGCAGCCGGAGCTGATCGTCCGGGCCACCACGCCGCCGCTACGTTCCTAG
- the amaB gene encoding Zn-dependent hydrolase: MFQSTSLETLERLSTGVAALSEFSDGDRHGWTREVFSDPYRASRHWTAQRMREAGLDVHVDAAGNIVGRLAGREPSAPALVTGSHTDTVDGGGRFDGIVGVLGSIEAARLLQESGTQLQRDLLVVDFLGEESNVFGLSCLGSRSAAQEMTPEDLERRDYRGVSLGQAYTDFGLDPSTLSDVPWAKQPLHAFVELHIEQGPTLEKRGLPLGIVTAITGIERFIATFAGSADHAGTTSMEDRRDAMIAAAEAVLAVRAEGCGAPTHGVATSTRVESESRSPNVVPSLVRMYSEVRSVDSSWLSGVKGRLTAEIAAKATDLGVDVGFEWSTDNTVVQADRGVQDVAGAAADALGLPWMPIPSGATHDAVHMASLAPMGMIFLPSKNGKSHCPEEWSSTEDIATGVSALVATLRRLDGTDIRPTD, translated from the coding sequence ATGTTCCAGTCCACCTCACTCGAGACCCTCGAACGACTCAGCACCGGCGTGGCCGCGCTGTCCGAATTCTCCGACGGCGACCGTCACGGGTGGACCCGGGAAGTCTTCAGCGACCCGTACCGAGCCTCCCGCCACTGGACCGCGCAGCGGATGCGCGAGGCCGGGCTCGATGTCCACGTCGACGCGGCCGGCAACATCGTGGGCCGCCTGGCAGGCCGTGAGCCCTCCGCCCCCGCACTCGTCACCGGCTCGCACACGGACACGGTCGACGGCGGTGGACGGTTCGACGGCATCGTCGGTGTCCTCGGTTCCATCGAAGCCGCACGGCTGCTGCAGGAGTCCGGGACGCAGCTCCAGCGGGACCTGCTCGTGGTCGATTTCCTCGGGGAAGAATCGAACGTCTTCGGGCTCAGCTGCCTGGGCAGCCGATCCGCAGCCCAGGAGATGACGCCGGAGGACCTCGAACGGCGGGACTACCGCGGCGTGAGCCTCGGGCAGGCATACACGGACTTCGGTCTCGATCCGTCGACGCTCTCCGACGTGCCCTGGGCGAAGCAACCGCTGCACGCCTTCGTCGAACTGCACATCGAACAGGGCCCCACCCTCGAGAAGCGCGGGCTGCCACTGGGCATCGTCACCGCGATCACCGGGATCGAGCGGTTCATCGCCACCTTCGCGGGCTCCGCGGATCACGCCGGAACCACTTCCATGGAGGACCGCCGGGACGCCATGATCGCCGCCGCCGAGGCTGTCCTCGCAGTGCGCGCCGAAGGCTGCGGGGCGCCCACCCATGGCGTCGCGACGTCGACCCGCGTGGAGTCGGAATCCAGGTCGCCGAACGTGGTGCCGTCCCTCGTCCGCATGTACAGCGAGGTCCGCAGCGTCGACTCCTCCTGGCTGTCCGGCGTCAAGGGACGCCTCACCGCCGAGATCGCCGCGAAGGCGACCGACCTCGGCGTCGACGTCGGCTTCGAGTGGTCGACCGACAACACGGTGGTCCAGGCGGACCGGGGCGTGCAGGACGTGGCCGGAGCAGCCGCCGACGCCCTCGGACTGCCCTGGATGCCGATCCCCAGCGGTGCCACGCACGACGCCGTCCACATGGCCTCCCTCGCACCCATGGGCATGATCTTTCTCCCCTCCAAGAACGGCAAGAGCCACTGCCCGGAGGAGTGGAGCAGTACGGAGGACATCGCCACCGGCGTGAGCGCGCTCGTCGCGACCCTCCGCCGCCTCGACGGCACCGACATCCGACCGACCGACTGA
- a CDS encoding DUF5058 domain-containing protein, producing the protein MKTALTPEGLSTDILAIANLPVLWILALGVFAAIIVQSLIYMKAAKKAGPAADISADELRTSFRAGAIAAIGPSLAVVLVSIALLTLFGTPAVLVRIGLVGSAATESASASLAAGTMGATLGGPDYTQAVFVVAFMAMSLSGAGWMLATLVLTPILRRGDTKLRRVNPALMAIVPAAALIGAFASLGIAELGKTPVHILSVVVSAITMAVCILLASKTSATWLREWGLGISIIVGLCAAYIAHTSGMAPVA; encoded by the coding sequence ATGAAAACTGCACTGACTCCCGAGGGACTGTCCACGGACATCCTTGCGATCGCCAACCTGCCCGTCCTCTGGATCCTCGCCCTCGGGGTATTCGCGGCCATCATCGTGCAGTCGCTGATCTACATGAAGGCCGCGAAGAAGGCCGGACCCGCGGCAGACATCTCCGCGGACGAGCTGCGGACGTCCTTCCGGGCCGGCGCCATCGCCGCGATCGGGCCATCGCTGGCCGTGGTCCTGGTCAGCATCGCCCTCCTCACGCTGTTCGGCACACCGGCCGTGCTGGTGCGGATCGGCCTCGTCGGCTCGGCCGCCACCGAATCGGCCTCCGCGAGCCTCGCCGCCGGCACCATGGGCGCCACCCTCGGCGGACCGGACTACACGCAGGCCGTCTTCGTCGTCGCCTTTATGGCCATGAGTCTCTCCGGCGCCGGCTGGATGCTGGCGACGCTCGTGCTGACACCCATCCTGCGCAGGGGTGACACGAAGCTTCGGCGGGTCAATCCCGCCCTCATGGCCATCGTGCCGGCGGCCGCCCTCATCGGGGCCTTCGCAAGCCTCGGTATCGCCGAACTCGGCAAGACACCGGTCCACATCCTCTCCGTCGTCGTCTCGGCCATCACCATGGCCGTCTGCATCCTCCTCGCGAGCAAGACCTCCGCGACCTGGCTGAGGGAGTGGGGGCTCGGCATCTCGATCATCGTGGGCCTGTGCGCCGCCTACATCGCCCACACCTCCGGCATGGCACCCGTCGCCTAG